The window TGTGGGAAAACCTGAATAAAACCATCAACGATTATTTAAGCAGCGTTACCCTGCAAAGCATGATTAACCGACAAGCCGCCAACGACGGCAAAATCGTTACCTTTACCCACATTCATTGAGACAATACAACAAGAAAGACCACCGCCATGACTGTTAAAACCCCGATCTACCTCGACTACGCCGCCACCACGCCCATCGACAAACGCGTGGCCGACAAAATGATTCCCTACCTCACCGAGCTGTTCGGCAACCCCGCCTCCAGCAGCCACAGCTTCGGTTGGACCGCCGAAGAAGCGGTAGAAAACGCCCGCAGCGAAATCGCCAAGCTGATCAACGCCGACAGCAAAGAAATCGTGTTTACCAGCGGCGCCACCGAATCCAACAACCTCGCCATCAAAGGTGCCGCACAGTTTTACCAAAGCAAAGGCAAGCACCTGATTACCGTGAAAACCGAACACAAAGCCGTGCTCGACACCATGCGCGAGCTTGAGCGCGAAGGCTTTGAAGTCACCTATCTGGGCGTGCAGGAAAACGGCCTGATTGATTTGGAAGAACTCAAAGCCGCCATCCGCGACGACACCATTTTGGTATCAGTGATGTGGGTGAACAACGAAATCGGCGTGGTGCAAGACATCGCCGCCATCGGCGAAATCTGCCGCGAACGCAAAATCATTTTCCACGTAGACGCCGCCCAAGCCGCCGGCAAAGAGCCTATCGACCTGCAAGCAGTCAAAGTCGACCTGCTCAGCATGTCCGCCCACAAAATCTACGGCCCCAAAGGCATCGGCGCCTTGTATGTCCGCCGAAAACCGCGTATCCGCCTTGAAGCGCAAATGCACGGCGGCGGTCACGAACGCGGCTTCCGCTCCGGCACCCTGCCCACCCACCAAATCGTCGGCATGGGCGAAGCGTTTCGTCTGGCACGCGAAGAATTGCAACAAGACCGCGCCCACGCCCTCAAGCTGCGCGATGTATTCCTCAAAGGCATCGAAGGCATCGAAGAAGTCTATATCAACGGCGATTTAACACACCGCGTGCCCACCAACCTCAACATCAGCTTCAACTTCGTGGAAGGCGAAAGCCTGATTATGGCCGTGAAAGAATTGGCCGTATCCAGCGGCTCGGCCTGTACTTCCGCCTCGCTGGAGCCGAGCTATGTATTGCGTGCACTCGGCCGTAACGACGAGCTGGCACACTCTTCATTGCGCATCACCTTCGGCCGCATGACCACCGAAGAAGAAGTGCGATACGCCGCCGAACTGATTAAATCAAAAATCGGCAAACTGCGCGAATTGTCGCCGCTGTGGGAAATGCATAAAGAAGGCATCGATTTGAGCACCGTTGAATGGGCGGCACATTAAGCAATATATTAAGGCCGTCTGAAAAACTTCAGGCGGCCTGCCAACCCGATGCAAATATCAACTTGCCCGCAAGCCACTCAACCAAAGCAGACTACACGCCGCCCGAACACTTGAATTCCCTTCAGACGGCCTTAAATAAAACAGACAACCACAAGGAATCCACATCATGGCATACAGCAACAAGGTCATCGACCACTACGAAAACCCCCGCAACGTCGGCTCGTTCGACAAAAACGACGACAGCATCGGCACCGGCATGGTCGGCGCCCCGGCCTGCGGCGACGTGATGAAGCTGCAAATCAAAGTCAACGAAAGCGGCATCATCGAAGACGCCAAATTCAAAACCTACGGCTGCGGTTCGGCCATTGCCTCTTCCTCGCTGATTACCGAATGGGTCAAAGGAAAAAGCCTCGATGAAGCCATGTCGATTAAAAACAGCGAAATCGCCGAAGAGTTGGAACTGCCGCCGGTAAAAGTGCACTGTTCGATTTTGGCCGAAGACGCGATTAAAGCCGCCGTTTCCGACTATAAAAAGAAAAAAGGCAACTAACCGGTGGCAAGCGGTTGGGCGCCCGATGGTGCGGAGC of the Uruburuella testudinis genome contains:
- the iscU gene encoding Fe-S cluster assembly scaffold IscU, which encodes MAYSNKVIDHYENPRNVGSFDKNDDSIGTGMVGAPACGDVMKLQIKVNESGIIEDAKFKTYGCGSAIASSSLITEWVKGKSLDEAMSIKNSEIAEELELPPVKVHCSILAEDAIKAAVSDYKKKKGN
- a CDS encoding IscS subfamily cysteine desulfurase, whose protein sequence is MTVKTPIYLDYAATTPIDKRVADKMIPYLTELFGNPASSSHSFGWTAEEAVENARSEIAKLINADSKEIVFTSGATESNNLAIKGAAQFYQSKGKHLITVKTEHKAVLDTMRELEREGFEVTYLGVQENGLIDLEELKAAIRDDTILVSVMWVNNEIGVVQDIAAIGEICRERKIIFHVDAAQAAGKEPIDLQAVKVDLLSMSAHKIYGPKGIGALYVRRKPRIRLEAQMHGGGHERGFRSGTLPTHQIVGMGEAFRLAREELQQDRAHALKLRDVFLKGIEGIEEVYINGDLTHRVPTNLNISFNFVEGESLIMAVKELAVSSGSACTSASLEPSYVLRALGRNDELAHSSLRITFGRMTTEEEVRYAAELIKSKIGKLRELSPLWEMHKEGIDLSTVEWAAH